In Bacteroidota bacterium, the genomic stretch GTTTGCGCTGCCGGACGGCAAACACTTCCTCTATTTCTCCCGGATCTCGTCCGGATCCGGCGAGGCGGAAGGCCATGCAGTGTATGTCGCAAGCATCGACGGGGGTGAGAACCGGATGGTTCTCCATACGACTTCGAACGCCACGTATGCGGGGGGAAACCTGCTGTACGTCCGCGGTTCGACCTTGATGGCCCAGCGGTTCGATCTCTCTTCCCTGGAACTGAAAGGAGATCCGGCGCCGGTCGCGGAGGATGTTATGTTTGATCCGGGATTCAACCTCTCGGTGTTTTCCGCCTCGGAAACCGGGATCCTGGTCTATCAACAAGGCAGGGTGCGGTCGGGAGCGAAGCTGTTACTGACCGACCGGACCGGAAAAACGCTCTCCACTCTTGGCGAAAGTATCGAGCATTTCTATGTCCGCTATTCGCCTGACGGCCAGCATATCGTGGGGAGTATTTTCGATCCGAAACTATTGCGGCTGAACTGCTGGGAATACGATCTTCGCACGGGCGGGAGAACGCGGATCACATCGGGTACCAGCGAAGGATATCCATTGTTGTCTCGCGACGGCAGTGTGCTGATCTTTAACTCCCAGCGAACCGGGAATTGGAACCTGTACCAGAAATCCATGAAGGGCCAGGGGGGCGAACTCGCCCTCCATCCCGGCCCCAGTGAGGATTACCCCGCCGATTGGTCGCCGGACGGCTCCTCAATCTTGATTTCGAGAATTGAACCCTCGAAGACCAAGTCGGATTTGTGGTTGATGCAACTGAGCGGCGCCCGCGAACAGTACCCCATTGCGAATACCGACTTCGACGAGATAGATGGGAAATTCTCCCCCGACGGAAAATGGATCGCCTACGTCTCTAATGAAAGCGGCGAGTACGAAGTCTACGTGAAACCCACAGGAAAATCCGAAACCCAAAGCTGGAAGATTTCATCGGGAGGCGGGGGGGTTCCCCGCTGGGCGGGCATCAGCAATGAGATCTGCTATGTGAACAAAGAGAACAAAATGACGCTCGCCACCCTCCGGTACAAGGACAAGACCGTCGAGGTTGTGAACACGCACCCCCTCTTTACCGCGCCCGTTTTTCTGGAGAGCTACTCGATCTCTCCGGACGGCAAAACGATGGTGATCAATCGATTTCTCGAGGCGACAAAATCCGTCCCGTTGACGATGATGCTTCATTGGGACGAGGCGTTGAAGAAGAAATGATGATCGGACTGATCGAGGATGTCATCCTGAGCGAAGCGAAGGATCTTGCTTTCAAATGGATTCGGAGATTCTTCGTCGCTTCGCTCCTCAGAATGACAGAAACGGTATATTTTTCAGGAGCGGGTGCATAGATGATCGGAACGACTCTATCGCAGTATAAGATCCTCGAGAAGCTCGGCGAAGGCGGGATGGGAGTGGTGTACAAAGCCGAAGACACCAAGCTCGACCGCTTCGTGGCGCTCAAGTTCCTTCCGCCTCACCTCAAGGCGTCGGCGCAGGATAAGGCCCGGTTCATCCAGGAGGCGAAAGCCGCTGCGGCATTGAACCATCCGAACGTCTGCTCCATCATCGACATCCAGGACCGCGAGGGGCAGATGTTCATCGTGATGGAGTTCGTCGACGGCCAGACGCTCCGGGAGAAGAAGGATTCGATCAGCTTCAAGCAGGCGATCGACATCGGAATCCAGATCGCCGACGGACTATCTGCCGCCCACGAAAAAGGCATCGTCCACCGGGACATCAAGCCCGACAACATCATGATCCGGAAAGACGGAATCGCGCAGATCATGGATTTCGGGCTCGCCAAATTGCGGGGAAATGTCTCCCGCCTGACGAAGGAGGGGAGCACCGTCGGCACGGCCGGCTATATGTCCCCCGAGCAGGTACAGGGTCAGGAAGCCGATCACCGCGCGGACATTTTTTCCCTCGGAGTCTTGCTCTACGAGCTCTTCACCGGCCAGCTTCCCTTCAAGGGGGTCCACGAGACGGCACTGATGTACGAGATCGTCAACGTGGATCCGCCGCCCATGTCGGCGGTGAAGCCGGAAATCGATCCGGCGCTCGATGCGATTGTTCTCGAGTGCCTCGACAAGGATCCCAACGAGCGGACGCAGTCGGTCAAACAGCTCTCCATCGATCTGAAGCGCTTCAAGCGGGAGTCGAGCCGCTCGAGAGTGAGCCGGATTACGTCTGCGCGTCCCGCCTACCAGCCGCCATCGGCCGGTCCTCGAGGCGCTCAGCAGACCACAGCGGAAACTCCGGCACTCCGGACGTCGGGGATGCCGGCGTTCCTTCCCTGGATTGTCTCGGCGATCCTGGCGCTCGGGTTGGGGGGCATAGCCTTCGTTCACTTCCGTGAAACACCCCCCGAAATTCCCTCCATCACATCTTCGATCCTTCCGCCGAATCGGACGGTATTCGTCAACGACAACGACGGCGGGCACGTCGCTCTCTCTCCCGACGGGACGATGCTCGCGTTCGCGGGATCGGATACATCCGGCCGGAAAACGCTCTGGCTGCGCCCTCTGAACTCAGGCTCCGCGCAACAGCTCACTGAAACCGATGGGGCAGAATACCCGTTCTGGTCGCCCGACAGCCGGTTCATTGGATTCTTTGCGGGAGGCAAACTCAAGAAGATCGCGGCTTCCGGCGGGCCGCCATTCACTCTCTGCGAAGCGCCCAACGGGCGCGGCGGCGCGTGGAATCAGGAGGGGGTCATCCTCTTTGCGCCGCGGTTCGACAACACAGGAATCTACAGAGTATCCGTCAACGGGGGAGAGGCGGCGGCGCTGACGTCGCTCGACTCCAGCCGCAACGAGACCAATCATCGCTGGCCCCTCTTCTTGCCGGACGGGAAACACTTCATCTACACGACACAGGCGAAGTCGCGTAGCTCGGAATACTCCGGGGCACTGTATGTCGCTTCGCTCGACGGATCGACGAACCGGCTCCTCGCAAAAATCTCGTCCAATATGGAATTCGACGGCAAGCGCCTTCTCTATGTCCGGCAGGGATCGCTGGTGGCACAGCCGTTCGACCTGAACAAGAATGAGTTTACAGGGGATGCAATCCCTCTGGCGGAAAAAGTCGAATATTCGATCGACAAAAGCCGCGGGCTCTTTTCGATCTCCCGGAATGGCCTGCTTGCATATCAGGCGGGGGGCGAGTACCGGCGGCTCCCCGTCTGGTATGACCGGACGGGTAAGAAACTTTCCACCGTCAGTGACCGGTCTGTATCGTACTGGGGCCGGCTCTCCCTCGATGGGAACAGAATGGCCATGGACTCCCCCGATCCCCAGGCGAAGACGAACGATATCTGGATCCTCGACCTGAACAGGGGGTTAAGTACGAGGTTCACCTTCGATCGTGCCGATGACATTCTCCCGATCTGGTCTCCCGACGGGAGCCGTATTATCTTTAGTTCGGACAGAGGGGGAAGTAACAGCCTCTACATCAAGAATTCGAGCGGGACCGAGAGCGAGCAGGAATTCCTCAAGACGGATGAAATCCTCTACCCCAGCAGCTGGAGCGGAGACGGCCGTTTCGTCCTGTACCAATCGGTCGGCTTGAAGACGAACTGGGATCTCTGGACCGTGCCGGTGGAAGGGGACCGGAAGCCGGTTGTGTTCCTGAAAACGGAGTTCAGCGAACAGAACGGACGGTTTTCTCCCGATAGCCGGTGGGTTGCATATGAATCCGACGAGTCGGGAAAGACTGAGATTTATGTGCGGCCGTTCCCTGCGGGCGGAGGGAAGTGGCAGGTATCGACAAACGGAGGGCGAGTTCCCATGTGGCGGCAGGATGGCAAGGAATTGTTTTTCTGGACAACTGACGGCGCCGTCATGAGTGCGGAGGTGAACGGCTCCGGCACGACGTTCACGGTGGGCAAAACGGATGCTCTCTTCAGCGTCCCGCCGAGTGTCGGCTTGATCACGACCGACGTCACCGCGGACGGGCAGCGTTTTCTGTCGTTTCCGGTCGTGGGCGGACAGGCCACGCCTCCGCTCACGCTCGTGACCAATTGGGAAAAGGAGCTTATTAAAAAGTGAACGAAATGATCGGTCGGACAATATCGCACTATAAGATACTCGAAAAACTCGGCGAAGGGGGGATGGGCGTGGTCTATAAGGCCGAAGACCTGAAACTCGAGCGCCCGGTCGCGCTGAAGTTTCTACCGGGCAATCTCCTTTCCTCGGCCCAGGACAAGGCGCGGTTCGTGCAGGAAGCGAAATCGGCCTCCGCCCTGAATCATCCCAATGTCGCGACTGTCTATGAGATTGATGAAGCC encodes the following:
- a CDS encoding protein kinase, giving the protein MIGTTLSQYKILEKLGEGGMGVVYKAEDTKLDRFVALKFLPPHLKASAQDKARFIQEAKAAAALNHPNVCSIIDIQDREGQMFIVMEFVDGQTLREKKDSISFKQAIDIGIQIADGLSAAHEKGIVHRDIKPDNIMIRKDGIAQIMDFGLAKLRGNVSRLTKEGSTVGTAGYMSPEQVQGQEADHRADIFSLGVLLYELFTGQLPFKGVHETALMYEIVNVDPPPMSAVKPEIDPALDAIVLECLDKDPNERTQSVKQLSIDLKRFKRESSRSRVSRITSARPAYQPPSAGPRGAQQTTAETPALRTSGMPAFLPWIVSAILALGLGGIAFVHFRETPPEIPSITSSILPPNRTVFVNDNDGGHVALSPDGTMLAFAGSDTSGRKTLWLRPLNSGSAQQLTETDGAEYPFWSPDSRFIGFFAGGKLKKIAASGGPPFTLCEAPNGRGGAWNQEGVILFAPRFDNTGIYRVSVNGGEAAALTSLDSSRNETNHRWPLFLPDGKHFIYTTQAKSRSSEYSGALYVASLDGSTNRLLAKISSNMEFDGKRLLYVRQGSLVAQPFDLNKNEFTGDAIPLAEKVEYSIDKSRGLFSISRNGLLAYQAGGEYRRLPVWYDRTGKKLSTVSDRSVSYWGRLSLDGNRMAMDSPDPQAKTNDIWILDLNRGLSTRFTFDRADDILPIWSPDGSRIIFSSDRGGSNSLYIKNSSGTESEQEFLKTDEILYPSSWSGDGRFVLYQSVGLKTNWDLWTVPVEGDRKPVVFLKTEFSEQNGRFSPDSRWVAYESDESGKTEIYVRPFPAGGGKWQVSTNGGRVPMWRQDGKELFFWTTDGAVMSAEVNGSGTTFTVGKTDALFSVPPSVGLITTDVTADGQRFLSFPVVGGQATPPLTLVTNWEKELIKK